A portion of the Coturnix japonica isolate 7356 chromosome 4, Coturnix japonica 2.1, whole genome shotgun sequence genome contains these proteins:
- the LOC107312593 gene encoding rho GTPase-activating protein 20-like isoform X5 has protein sequence MSPEYSFVIGWPTINYVVTFSSAEVKEQWLSALLWHISEMKQNECLKNLTLQIFMLDADNCSSTTTVKVSNVETAESVIKKTLVQLGFPGRTSDHHLWVISGKDDPAYPLIAGHEHPFSIALNCLRDSADQHQGTHNHTLLLDGSEASFLEQLPKEKQCQFVLKPRPQAPVPLRRESVQKHTKRKKSLIDWALRRSTSAPTDSPLSQSPTTPQKLFGMSLSSVCPDGILPKPIMDMLFLLYHEGPSTRGIFRRSANAKTCKELKEKLNSGDDVQVDGESVFVAAAVITDFLRNIPDSVLSSDMHGMWMEAVDTENRAHKIEAIKSLVNQLPEANLILLRHLFGVLHHIEQNSVVNQMNAFNLALCIAPNMLWLPSPTGPEEESKSTKKVAMLVQFLIENSAEIFGGDIASLFQRPDKNSTNSEGSLGMAQNGDSSDELEFSAYDLERPKHSLMPKTDDIFESPSGLLLDEEQEDWDLFSEITACYQSKTQKNSSADSYDLLEEEGSFSSTGSIRSLSPARDRCSSEPSVCLSSQLPAQSHEPVARQSSCDATIMHSHTDYIHRLKQLQVESQKLIDEGLSTGANKVRQNLWQPPQARSRVKKLSFQKSSLSNRSSFSSLSSTATSPSASSLSSLDSAFSYCSESSAVSSTDVSSLSFIFGTSARLHAVSPKIAKKSPKEWHRSFTSPVPLQPCDLDSFHDYKPKAVESRHCSGERKSFPSVSRAAAGSPLTNTDWEKEERQLGIEGVPDLKLQSLDCPSDLEQNPEPSPDGPASKKFLQINQQQHREKVVKHIEIRSVDACSPSQESLKRTKITFYMSPNKEYSWGSPVEEEWPLANASSNDSPSSHKEQSESKGLQTVRVHIPQTVFYGQSTPLVLQSASRQIHYEPTILFSQAGHKESLPSASIPKELESKPVEVTQVPVQSKVFNTFGHTIRIILPASIRSTIREYFKHDETKTYPLAEAEAVENELLRSRTEWLRSQPLAEMAEKHDAMAFAEETFV, from the exons ATGAGTCCTGAGTATTCATTTGTTATCGGCTGGCCTACCATCAACTATGTTGTCACATTCAG CTCAGCTGAGGTGAAGGAACAATGGCTGTCTGCATTGCTGTG GCATAtcagtgaaatgaaacagaatgaatGTCTGAAGAACCTAACCCTTCAGATCTTCATGCTGGATGCTGACAACTGTTCTTCT aCCACCACAGTCAAGGTGTCCAATGTGGAAACTGCAGAGAGTGTGATAAAGAAGACGCTTGTCCAGCTTGGATTTCCT GGTAGAACAAGTGACCACCATCTCTGGGTGATCTCAGGAAAAGATGACCCTGCTTACCCTCTCATTG CAGGGCACGAACATCCATTCAGCATCGCACTGAACTGTCTCCGGGACTCTGCTGACCAGCACCAAGGAACCCACAATCACACCCTCCTGCTTGATGGCTCAGAGGCATCCTTTCTTGAGCAACTCccaaaagagaaacaatgtCAGTTTGTCCTAAAACCCAGGCCCCAAGCTCCAGTGCCACTGAGGAGGG agtCAGTGCAGAAGCACACCAAGAGGAAGAAGTCCTTGATTGACTGGGCCCTGCGGCGCAGCACCAGTGCACCCACAGACAGCCCTCTGTCGCAGTCACCTACCACCCCACAGAAACTCTTTGGCATGTCTCTGTCCTCTGTCTGTCCTGACGGGATTCTTCCCAAGCCAATCATG GATATGCTGTTCCTGCTGTATCATGAAGGTCCCTCTACTAGGGGCATTTTCAGACGTTCTGCCAATGCCAAGACTTGCAAGGAATTGAAGGAGAAGCTGAACTCTGGGGATGATGTCCAGGTGGATGGAGAGTCAGTCTTTGTGGCTGCAGCTGTCATCACG GATTTTCTCCGAAATATACCTGACAGTGTTCTATCCTCAGACATGCATGGAATGTGGATGGAAGCTGTGGATACAGAAAATCGGGCACATAAGATTGAAGCTATCAAAAG CTTGGTCAACCAGCTCCCAGAGGCCAACCTTATCTTACTCAGACACCTCTTTGGAGTTCTTCATCACATTGAGCAGAATTCAGTCGTGAATCAGATGAATGCGTTTAACCTGGCTCTTTGCATAGCACCCAATATGCTGTGGCTACCTAGTCCCACAGGGCCTGAGGAGGAGAGCAAGTCTACAAAGAAG GTAGCCATGTTGGTACAGTTTCTGATTGAAAACTCAGCAGAGATTTTTGGAGGTGACATTGCTTCCTTGTTTCAAAGACCAGACAAAAATTCCACAAACTCAGAGGGATCTCTGG GCATGGCTCAGAATGGTGACTCCTCTGATGAGCTGGAATTCTCTGCTTATGACCTGGAAAGACCAAAGCATTCTCTGATGCCTAAAACAGATGATATTTTTGAATCACCCAGCGGCTTGTTACTTGATGAGGAGCAAGAAGACTGGGACTTGTTCAGTGAGATCACAGCCTGCTACCAAAGCAAAACCCAGAAGAATTCCAGTGCAGACAGCTATGACCTCCTAGAAGAGGAGGGTTCCTTCAGCTCCACTGGCTCAATTCGTTCACTCAGCCCAGCCAGGGACCGGTGCTCATCAGAGCCCAGTGTCTGCCTTAGCTCCCAGCTTCCTGCTCAGAGCCATGAGCCAGTGGCTCGCCAGTCTAGCTGTGATGCCACCATTATGCACAGTCACACAGACTACATCCACAGGCTCAAGCAACTGCAAGTAGAGAGCCAGAAATTGATTGATGAAGGCCTTAGCACTGGGGCTAATAAAGTCAGGCAGAATTTGTGGCAGCCACCTCAGGCCAGATCTAGGGTGAAGAAGCTCAGCTTTCAGAAATCCAGCCTGTCCAACAGGTCCAGCTTCTCTAGCCTGTCCTCCACCGCTACATCCCCATCTGCATCCTCGCTTAGCTCCCTAGACAGTGCTTTCTCATACTGCTCGGAGTCATCAGCTGTCAGTTCCACAGATGTGTCCTCCCTGTCATTTATATTTGGCACATCTGCAAGGCTTCATGCTGTGTCTCCCAAAATTGCCAAGAAGTCCCCAAAAGAGTGGCACAGGTCCTTCACCTCTCCTGTGCCTTTACAGCCATGTGACCTAGACAGTTTCCATGACTATAAACCCAAGGCGGTAGAGAGCAGACATTGTTCTGGGGAGAGGAaaagttttccttctgtcagcagagctgcagcaggaagcccACTAACCAACACTGACtgggagaaagaggagagacAGCTGGGAATTGAGGGAGTGCCTGATCTGAAGCTCCAAAGCCTGGATTGCCCCAGCGATCTAGAACAAAATCCTGAGCCTTCACCTGATGGCCCAGCCAGCAAGAAATTCCTGCAGATCAACCAGCAGCAACACAGGGAGAAGGTCGTGAAGCACATTGAAATCAGAAGTGTTGATGCCTGCTCTCCAAGCCAGGAAAGCCTGAAGCGCACCAAGATAACTTTTTACATGTCCCCAAATAAAGAATATTCTTGGGGATCACCAGTGGAAGAGGAGTGGCCCTTGGCAAACGCCAGCAGCAATGACTCACCCAGTAGCCACAAAGAGCAAAGTGAATCTAAGGGCTTGCAGACTGTGAGAGTCCATATTCCCCAGACAGTGTTTTATGGGCAGAGTACCCCCCTTGTTCTGCAGTCTGCCTCCAGGCAGATCCACTATGAGCCAACAATCCTGTTCTCACAAGCAGGGCACAAAGAGAGCCTCCCAAGTGCCTCCATTCCTAAGGAGCTGGAGAGCAAGCCAGTGGAGGTGACACAGGTGCCAGTCCAGAGCAAGGTTTTCAACACATTCGGCCACACCATCCGTATCATCCTCCCTGCTTCCATTCGAAGCACCATCAGGGAATATTTCAAACATGATGAAACCAAGACCTACCCCTTggctgaagcagaagcagtggAGAATGAACTTCTTCGGAGCAGGACGGAGTGGCTCAGGAGCCAGCCACTGGCAGAAATGGCTGAAAAACATGATGCAATGGCTTTTGCAGAAGAGACATTTGTCTAG
- the LOC107312593 gene encoding rho GTPase-activating protein 20-like isoform X2 has product MKPIIQRRRSTPSAITKALGKSKQHSRETTLSSSHSDNGLPSGIFSNSDSTFVLDERVQLTVGLQTQERHLILFSDRLIIAKSKSSSSLKFKKQVHLSEVWTSNCLSEVTEKKMSPEYSFVIGWPTINYVVTFSSAEVKEQWLSALLWHISEMKQNECLKNLTLQIFMLDADNCSSTTTVKVSNVETAESVIKKTLVQLGFPGRTSDHHLWVISGKDDPAYPLIGHEHPFSIALNCLRDSADQHQGTHNHTLLLDGSEASFLEQLPKEKQCQFVLKPRPQAPVPLRRESVQKHTKRKKSLIDWALRRSTSAPTDSPLSQSPTTPQKLFGMSLSSVCPDGILPKPIMDMLFLLYHEGPSTRGIFRRSANAKTCKELKEKLNSGDDVQVDGESVFVAAAVITDFLRNIPDSVLSSDMHGMWMEAVDTENRAHKIEAIKSLVNQLPEANLILLRHLFGVLHHIEQNSVVNQMNAFNLALCIAPNMLWLPSPTGPEEESKSTKKVAMLVQFLIENSAEIFGGDIASLFQRPDKNSTNSEGSLGMAQNGDSSDELEFSAYDLERPKHSLMPKTDDIFESPSGLLLDEEQEDWDLFSEITACYQSKTQKNSSADSYDLLEEEGSFSSTGSIRSLSPARDRCSSEPSVCLSSQLPAQSHEPVARQSSCDATIMHSHTDYIHRLKQLQVESQKLIDEGLSTGANKVRQNLWQPPQARSRVKKLSFQKSSLSNRSSFSSLSSTATSPSASSLSSLDSAFSYCSESSAVSSTDVSSLSFIFGTSARLHAVSPKIAKKSPKEWHRSFTSPVPLQPCDLDSFHDYKPKAVESRHCSGERKSFPSVSRAAAGSPLTNTDWEKEERQLGIEGVPDLKLQSLDCPSDLEQNPEPSPDGPASKKFLQINQQQHREKVVKHIEIRSVDACSPSQESLKRTKITFYMSPNKEYSWGSPVEEEWPLANASSNDSPSSHKEQSESKGLQTVRVHIPQTVFYGQSTPLVLQSASRQIHYEPTILFSQAGHKESLPSASIPKELESKPVEVTQVPVQSKVFNTFGHTIRIILPASIRSTIREYFKHDETKTYPLAEAEAVENELLRSRTEWLRSQPLAEMAEKHDAMAFAEETFV; this is encoded by the exons GTCTTCCTCCAGCCTGAAGTTTAAAAAGCAAGTGCATCTGAGTGAAGTGTGGACCAGCAACTGTCTCAGTGAAGTAACTGAGAAAAAGATGAGTCCTGAGTATTCATTTGTTATCGGCTGGCCTACCATCAACTATGTTGTCACATTCAG CTCAGCTGAGGTGAAGGAACAATGGCTGTCTGCATTGCTGTG GCATAtcagtgaaatgaaacagaatgaatGTCTGAAGAACCTAACCCTTCAGATCTTCATGCTGGATGCTGACAACTGTTCTTCT aCCACCACAGTCAAGGTGTCCAATGTGGAAACTGCAGAGAGTGTGATAAAGAAGACGCTTGTCCAGCTTGGATTTCCT GGTAGAACAAGTGACCACCATCTCTGGGTGATCTCAGGAAAAGATGACCCTGCTTACCCTCTCATTG GGCACGAACATCCATTCAGCATCGCACTGAACTGTCTCCGGGACTCTGCTGACCAGCACCAAGGAACCCACAATCACACCCTCCTGCTTGATGGCTCAGAGGCATCCTTTCTTGAGCAACTCccaaaagagaaacaatgtCAGTTTGTCCTAAAACCCAGGCCCCAAGCTCCAGTGCCACTGAGGAGGG agtCAGTGCAGAAGCACACCAAGAGGAAGAAGTCCTTGATTGACTGGGCCCTGCGGCGCAGCACCAGTGCACCCACAGACAGCCCTCTGTCGCAGTCACCTACCACCCCACAGAAACTCTTTGGCATGTCTCTGTCCTCTGTCTGTCCTGACGGGATTCTTCCCAAGCCAATCATG GATATGCTGTTCCTGCTGTATCATGAAGGTCCCTCTACTAGGGGCATTTTCAGACGTTCTGCCAATGCCAAGACTTGCAAGGAATTGAAGGAGAAGCTGAACTCTGGGGATGATGTCCAGGTGGATGGAGAGTCAGTCTTTGTGGCTGCAGCTGTCATCACG GATTTTCTCCGAAATATACCTGACAGTGTTCTATCCTCAGACATGCATGGAATGTGGATGGAAGCTGTGGATACAGAAAATCGGGCACATAAGATTGAAGCTATCAAAAG CTTGGTCAACCAGCTCCCAGAGGCCAACCTTATCTTACTCAGACACCTCTTTGGAGTTCTTCATCACATTGAGCAGAATTCAGTCGTGAATCAGATGAATGCGTTTAACCTGGCTCTTTGCATAGCACCCAATATGCTGTGGCTACCTAGTCCCACAGGGCCTGAGGAGGAGAGCAAGTCTACAAAGAAG GTAGCCATGTTGGTACAGTTTCTGATTGAAAACTCAGCAGAGATTTTTGGAGGTGACATTGCTTCCTTGTTTCAAAGACCAGACAAAAATTCCACAAACTCAGAGGGATCTCTGG GCATGGCTCAGAATGGTGACTCCTCTGATGAGCTGGAATTCTCTGCTTATGACCTGGAAAGACCAAAGCATTCTCTGATGCCTAAAACAGATGATATTTTTGAATCACCCAGCGGCTTGTTACTTGATGAGGAGCAAGAAGACTGGGACTTGTTCAGTGAGATCACAGCCTGCTACCAAAGCAAAACCCAGAAGAATTCCAGTGCAGACAGCTATGACCTCCTAGAAGAGGAGGGTTCCTTCAGCTCCACTGGCTCAATTCGTTCACTCAGCCCAGCCAGGGACCGGTGCTCATCAGAGCCCAGTGTCTGCCTTAGCTCCCAGCTTCCTGCTCAGAGCCATGAGCCAGTGGCTCGCCAGTCTAGCTGTGATGCCACCATTATGCACAGTCACACAGACTACATCCACAGGCTCAAGCAACTGCAAGTAGAGAGCCAGAAATTGATTGATGAAGGCCTTAGCACTGGGGCTAATAAAGTCAGGCAGAATTTGTGGCAGCCACCTCAGGCCAGATCTAGGGTGAAGAAGCTCAGCTTTCAGAAATCCAGCCTGTCCAACAGGTCCAGCTTCTCTAGCCTGTCCTCCACCGCTACATCCCCATCTGCATCCTCGCTTAGCTCCCTAGACAGTGCTTTCTCATACTGCTCGGAGTCATCAGCTGTCAGTTCCACAGATGTGTCCTCCCTGTCATTTATATTTGGCACATCTGCAAGGCTTCATGCTGTGTCTCCCAAAATTGCCAAGAAGTCCCCAAAAGAGTGGCACAGGTCCTTCACCTCTCCTGTGCCTTTACAGCCATGTGACCTAGACAGTTTCCATGACTATAAACCCAAGGCGGTAGAGAGCAGACATTGTTCTGGGGAGAGGAaaagttttccttctgtcagcagagctgcagcaggaagcccACTAACCAACACTGACtgggagaaagaggagagacAGCTGGGAATTGAGGGAGTGCCTGATCTGAAGCTCCAAAGCCTGGATTGCCCCAGCGATCTAGAACAAAATCCTGAGCCTTCACCTGATGGCCCAGCCAGCAAGAAATTCCTGCAGATCAACCAGCAGCAACACAGGGAGAAGGTCGTGAAGCACATTGAAATCAGAAGTGTTGATGCCTGCTCTCCAAGCCAGGAAAGCCTGAAGCGCACCAAGATAACTTTTTACATGTCCCCAAATAAAGAATATTCTTGGGGATCACCAGTGGAAGAGGAGTGGCCCTTGGCAAACGCCAGCAGCAATGACTCACCCAGTAGCCACAAAGAGCAAAGTGAATCTAAGGGCTTGCAGACTGTGAGAGTCCATATTCCCCAGACAGTGTTTTATGGGCAGAGTACCCCCCTTGTTCTGCAGTCTGCCTCCAGGCAGATCCACTATGAGCCAACAATCCTGTTCTCACAAGCAGGGCACAAAGAGAGCCTCCCAAGTGCCTCCATTCCTAAGGAGCTGGAGAGCAAGCCAGTGGAGGTGACACAGGTGCCAGTCCAGAGCAAGGTTTTCAACACATTCGGCCACACCATCCGTATCATCCTCCCTGCTTCCATTCGAAGCACCATCAGGGAATATTTCAAACATGATGAAACCAAGACCTACCCCTTggctgaagcagaagcagtggAGAATGAACTTCTTCGGAGCAGGACGGAGTGGCTCAGGAGCCAGCCACTGGCAGAAATGGCTGAAAAACATGATGCAATGGCTTTTGCAGAAGAGACATTTGTCTAG
- the LOC107312593 gene encoding rho GTPase-activating protein 20-like isoform X3 produces MKPIIQRRRSTPSAITKALGKSKQHSRETTLSSSHSDNGLPSGIFSNSDSTFVLDERVQLTVGLQTQERHLILFSDRLIIAKSNSAEVKEQWLSALLWHISEMKQNECLKNLTLQIFMLDADNCSSTTTVKVSNVETAESVIKKTLVQLGFPGRTSDHHLWVISGKDDPAYPLIAGHEHPFSIALNCLRDSADQHQGTHNHTLLLDGSEASFLEQLPKEKQCQFVLKPRPQAPVPLRRESVQKHTKRKKSLIDWALRRSTSAPTDSPLSQSPTTPQKLFGMSLSSVCPDGILPKPIMDMLFLLYHEGPSTRGIFRRSANAKTCKELKEKLNSGDDVQVDGESVFVAAAVITDFLRNIPDSVLSSDMHGMWMEAVDTENRAHKIEAIKSLVNQLPEANLILLRHLFGVLHHIEQNSVVNQMNAFNLALCIAPNMLWLPSPTGPEEESKSTKKVAMLVQFLIENSAEIFGGDIASLFQRPDKNSTNSEGSLGMAQNGDSSDELEFSAYDLERPKHSLMPKTDDIFESPSGLLLDEEQEDWDLFSEITACYQSKTQKNSSADSYDLLEEEGSFSSTGSIRSLSPARDRCSSEPSVCLSSQLPAQSHEPVARQSSCDATIMHSHTDYIHRLKQLQVESQKLIDEGLSTGANKVRQNLWQPPQARSRVKKLSFQKSSLSNRSSFSSLSSTATSPSASSLSSLDSAFSYCSESSAVSSTDVSSLSFIFGTSARLHAVSPKIAKKSPKEWHRSFTSPVPLQPCDLDSFHDYKPKAVESRHCSGERKSFPSVSRAAAGSPLTNTDWEKEERQLGIEGVPDLKLQSLDCPSDLEQNPEPSPDGPASKKFLQINQQQHREKVVKHIEIRSVDACSPSQESLKRTKITFYMSPNKEYSWGSPVEEEWPLANASSNDSPSSHKEQSESKGLQTVRVHIPQTVFYGQSTPLVLQSASRQIHYEPTILFSQAGHKESLPSASIPKELESKPVEVTQVPVQSKVFNTFGHTIRIILPASIRSTIREYFKHDETKTYPLAEAEAVENELLRSRTEWLRSQPLAEMAEKHDAMAFAEETFV; encoded by the exons CTCAGCTGAGGTGAAGGAACAATGGCTGTCTGCATTGCTGTG GCATAtcagtgaaatgaaacagaatgaatGTCTGAAGAACCTAACCCTTCAGATCTTCATGCTGGATGCTGACAACTGTTCTTCT aCCACCACAGTCAAGGTGTCCAATGTGGAAACTGCAGAGAGTGTGATAAAGAAGACGCTTGTCCAGCTTGGATTTCCT GGTAGAACAAGTGACCACCATCTCTGGGTGATCTCAGGAAAAGATGACCCTGCTTACCCTCTCATTG CAGGGCACGAACATCCATTCAGCATCGCACTGAACTGTCTCCGGGACTCTGCTGACCAGCACCAAGGAACCCACAATCACACCCTCCTGCTTGATGGCTCAGAGGCATCCTTTCTTGAGCAACTCccaaaagagaaacaatgtCAGTTTGTCCTAAAACCCAGGCCCCAAGCTCCAGTGCCACTGAGGAGGG agtCAGTGCAGAAGCACACCAAGAGGAAGAAGTCCTTGATTGACTGGGCCCTGCGGCGCAGCACCAGTGCACCCACAGACAGCCCTCTGTCGCAGTCACCTACCACCCCACAGAAACTCTTTGGCATGTCTCTGTCCTCTGTCTGTCCTGACGGGATTCTTCCCAAGCCAATCATG GATATGCTGTTCCTGCTGTATCATGAAGGTCCCTCTACTAGGGGCATTTTCAGACGTTCTGCCAATGCCAAGACTTGCAAGGAATTGAAGGAGAAGCTGAACTCTGGGGATGATGTCCAGGTGGATGGAGAGTCAGTCTTTGTGGCTGCAGCTGTCATCACG GATTTTCTCCGAAATATACCTGACAGTGTTCTATCCTCAGACATGCATGGAATGTGGATGGAAGCTGTGGATACAGAAAATCGGGCACATAAGATTGAAGCTATCAAAAG CTTGGTCAACCAGCTCCCAGAGGCCAACCTTATCTTACTCAGACACCTCTTTGGAGTTCTTCATCACATTGAGCAGAATTCAGTCGTGAATCAGATGAATGCGTTTAACCTGGCTCTTTGCATAGCACCCAATATGCTGTGGCTACCTAGTCCCACAGGGCCTGAGGAGGAGAGCAAGTCTACAAAGAAG GTAGCCATGTTGGTACAGTTTCTGATTGAAAACTCAGCAGAGATTTTTGGAGGTGACATTGCTTCCTTGTTTCAAAGACCAGACAAAAATTCCACAAACTCAGAGGGATCTCTGG GCATGGCTCAGAATGGTGACTCCTCTGATGAGCTGGAATTCTCTGCTTATGACCTGGAAAGACCAAAGCATTCTCTGATGCCTAAAACAGATGATATTTTTGAATCACCCAGCGGCTTGTTACTTGATGAGGAGCAAGAAGACTGGGACTTGTTCAGTGAGATCACAGCCTGCTACCAAAGCAAAACCCAGAAGAATTCCAGTGCAGACAGCTATGACCTCCTAGAAGAGGAGGGTTCCTTCAGCTCCACTGGCTCAATTCGTTCACTCAGCCCAGCCAGGGACCGGTGCTCATCAGAGCCCAGTGTCTGCCTTAGCTCCCAGCTTCCTGCTCAGAGCCATGAGCCAGTGGCTCGCCAGTCTAGCTGTGATGCCACCATTATGCACAGTCACACAGACTACATCCACAGGCTCAAGCAACTGCAAGTAGAGAGCCAGAAATTGATTGATGAAGGCCTTAGCACTGGGGCTAATAAAGTCAGGCAGAATTTGTGGCAGCCACCTCAGGCCAGATCTAGGGTGAAGAAGCTCAGCTTTCAGAAATCCAGCCTGTCCAACAGGTCCAGCTTCTCTAGCCTGTCCTCCACCGCTACATCCCCATCTGCATCCTCGCTTAGCTCCCTAGACAGTGCTTTCTCATACTGCTCGGAGTCATCAGCTGTCAGTTCCACAGATGTGTCCTCCCTGTCATTTATATTTGGCACATCTGCAAGGCTTCATGCTGTGTCTCCCAAAATTGCCAAGAAGTCCCCAAAAGAGTGGCACAGGTCCTTCACCTCTCCTGTGCCTTTACAGCCATGTGACCTAGACAGTTTCCATGACTATAAACCCAAGGCGGTAGAGAGCAGACATTGTTCTGGGGAGAGGAaaagttttccttctgtcagcagagctgcagcaggaagcccACTAACCAACACTGACtgggagaaagaggagagacAGCTGGGAATTGAGGGAGTGCCTGATCTGAAGCTCCAAAGCCTGGATTGCCCCAGCGATCTAGAACAAAATCCTGAGCCTTCACCTGATGGCCCAGCCAGCAAGAAATTCCTGCAGATCAACCAGCAGCAACACAGGGAGAAGGTCGTGAAGCACATTGAAATCAGAAGTGTTGATGCCTGCTCTCCAAGCCAGGAAAGCCTGAAGCGCACCAAGATAACTTTTTACATGTCCCCAAATAAAGAATATTCTTGGGGATCACCAGTGGAAGAGGAGTGGCCCTTGGCAAACGCCAGCAGCAATGACTCACCCAGTAGCCACAAAGAGCAAAGTGAATCTAAGGGCTTGCAGACTGTGAGAGTCCATATTCCCCAGACAGTGTTTTATGGGCAGAGTACCCCCCTTGTTCTGCAGTCTGCCTCCAGGCAGATCCACTATGAGCCAACAATCCTGTTCTCACAAGCAGGGCACAAAGAGAGCCTCCCAAGTGCCTCCATTCCTAAGGAGCTGGAGAGCAAGCCAGTGGAGGTGACACAGGTGCCAGTCCAGAGCAAGGTTTTCAACACATTCGGCCACACCATCCGTATCATCCTCCCTGCTTCCATTCGAAGCACCATCAGGGAATATTTCAAACATGATGAAACCAAGACCTACCCCTTggctgaagcagaagcagtggAGAATGAACTTCTTCGGAGCAGGACGGAGTGGCTCAGGAGCCAGCCACTGGCAGAAATGGCTGAAAAACATGATGCAATGGCTTTTGCAGAAGAGACATTTGTCTAG